In Paenibacillus sonchi, a single genomic region encodes these proteins:
- a CDS encoding AraC family transcriptional regulator, which produces MDRTSQRLLKEDRVHGDVMFPLAAYWIELPAGTPVLDTHWHEEAEFFLLLEGEIMFQVDTDYFPLRPGEAVFIESGDIHAAYALQDSPCRFCALVFHPDLLASAQYDTIQQTVILPLLEKRQSFPRHISPGIPWQLELLRHLERMMEAYDNKLPGFEAFMKGTLLIMLSQIAIEGRSVNRSQSESADTTKINRLKKVILYIQDNYQEPIRTRDLSELIPMSEGQFCRFFKAMTRKTPVDYINSYRIRQAADLLQQTERKISDIALEVGFDNVSYFIKVFRKAMKCSPSEFRKGQGQVSAQGQLYP; this is translated from the coding sequence ATGGACCGTACCTCGCAGCGTCTGCTGAAAGAAGACCGTGTACATGGCGATGTGATGTTTCCGCTCGCCGCTTACTGGATTGAGCTTCCGGCCGGAACCCCTGTCCTGGATACCCATTGGCATGAAGAAGCCGAATTCTTCCTGCTGCTGGAAGGCGAGATTATGTTTCAGGTGGATACCGATTACTTCCCGCTCCGTCCGGGTGAAGCGGTGTTCATCGAATCCGGTGACATCCATGCCGCGTATGCGCTCCAGGACAGCCCCTGCCGGTTCTGCGCACTGGTCTTCCATCCTGATCTTCTGGCCAGCGCTCAATATGACACCATTCAGCAGACGGTGATTCTGCCGCTTCTGGAGAAGCGCCAAAGCTTCCCGCGGCATATTTCCCCCGGCATCCCATGGCAGCTTGAGCTGCTGCGCCATCTGGAGCGCATGATGGAGGCATATGATAATAAATTGCCCGGATTCGAGGCCTTTATGAAAGGAACTTTGCTCATCATGCTCTCCCAGATCGCCATCGAGGGCCGTTCCGTAAACCGCAGCCAGTCGGAGAGCGCCGATACAACCAAGATCAACCGGCTCAAAAAGGTTATTCTCTATATTCAGGACAACTACCAGGAACCGATCCGCACCCGCGATCTCTCCGAGCTGATTCCGATGAGTGAAGGGCAATTCTGCCGCTTCTTCAAAGCCATGACCCGCAAAACGCCAGTCGACTATATCAACTCTTACCGTATCCGCCAGGCGGCAGATCTTCTGCAGCAGACGGAACGCAAAATCTCCGACATCGCCCTTGAGGTCGGCTTCGACAACGTCAGCTATTTCATTAAGGTGTTCCGCAAGGCAATGAAATGCTCGCCTTCAGAGTTCCGCAAAGGACAGGGGCAGGTCTCTGCACAGGGGCAGCTGTATCCATAA
- a CDS encoding Gfo/Idh/MocA family protein: MTIRFGVIGTNWITDRFIQAGLENEEFILTAVYSRTEEKGRDFAAKYAGASIYTNLEKMVASGEVDAVYIASPNSMHAEHALVCMNHGKHVICEKPAASNSAELRSMIEAARDNDVLFMEAMKSTFMPNFGVIQDNLYKLGQVRRYFAGYCQYSSRYDAYRQGTVLNAFNPAFSNGSLMDLGIYCLYPMVALFGKPESVRAVGLMLASGVDGEGSIVMRYPDMDAVVMHSKIADSYLPAEIQGENGTMVIDKINQPYQVKIHYRDGTVEELTLPQVFEPMYYEVEEFIRLIRSGQRESSVNSHANSLAVAEVMEEARAQIGLRYASDL, encoded by the coding sequence ATGACAATTCGATTCGGGGTTATTGGAACCAACTGGATTACAGACCGTTTCATTCAAGCGGGTCTTGAGAATGAGGAATTTATCCTTACTGCTGTATACTCCCGTACAGAGGAGAAGGGGCGCGATTTTGCGGCAAAATATGCTGGCGCTTCCATATATACGAATCTGGAGAAAATGGTGGCCAGCGGGGAAGTGGATGCGGTATATATTGCCAGCCCCAATTCGATGCATGCTGAACATGCGCTTGTCTGTATGAACCACGGGAAGCATGTGATCTGTGAAAAGCCTGCGGCCTCCAACAGCGCGGAGCTGCGGTCGATGATCGAAGCGGCGCGGGACAACGATGTGCTGTTTATGGAAGCGATGAAATCCACCTTTATGCCGAACTTCGGGGTGATCCAGGACAACCTGTACAAGCTGGGACAGGTGCGCCGTTATTTTGCGGGTTATTGTCAATATTCATCGAGATATGATGCTTACCGCCAGGGGACCGTGCTGAACGCTTTCAATCCGGCCTTCTCCAACGGTTCCCTGATGGATCTGGGCATCTATTGCCTGTATCCGATGGTGGCGCTGTTCGGCAAACCGGAGTCGGTGCGGGCGGTAGGCCTGATGCTGGCTTCCGGCGTAGACGGCGAGGGCAGCATTGTGATGCGTTATCCGGATATGGATGCTGTAGTCATGCATTCCAAGATTGCCGACTCTTATCTGCCTGCCGAAATCCAGGGGGAGAATGGCACGATGGTGATCGACAAGATCAACCAGCCTTACCAGGTCAAAATCCACTACCGCGACGGTACGGTGGAGGAACTTACCCTGCCGCAGGTATTCGAGCCGATGTATTATGAGGTGGAGGAATTTATCCGCCTGATCCGGAGCGGGCAGCGCGAGAGCAGTGTGAACAGCCATGCCAATTCGCTTGCAGTCGCTGAGGTCATGGAGGAAGCCAGAGCACAGATCGGCCTCCGCTATGCCTCGGACCTGTAG
- the yicI gene encoding alpha-xylosidase yields MKFTDGLWLVRDGININGAVQNYVVEKTAEGLTAVTQTTPITGRAATLNSTLLTVKFHSPLPGVVGVKIIHNDGVVDHGPAFELTKGTGDHVQIEETEAQTVLISGGLRVVINKGTHWSVDFYRGDERITGSGFKSMAYITDQDGNTFMREELDLGVGEFVYGLGERFTAFVKNGQVVDIWNKDGGTSSEQAYKNIPFYVTSKGYGVFVNHPELVSYEIASEKVKKAQFSVAGQSLEYFVIEGPSIKEVITKYTSLTGKPALPPAWTFGLWLTTSFTTDYDEATVNSFVEGMAERDLPLHVFHFDCFWMREYQWTDFQWDPRVFPDPVGMLKRLKEKGLKICVWINSYIGQRSPLFEEGKKNGYLIKKANGDVYQTDLWQAGMGLVDFTNPAACEWYAGYLRDLVDMGVDSFKTDFGERIPTDVVYFDGSDPQKMHNYYTQLYNKVVFEVLEEKLGKNEAAVFARSATAGGQQFPVHWGGDCYADYESMAESLRGGLSLGLSGFGFWSHDIGGFENTAPAHVFKRWLAFGLLSSHSRLHGSTSYRVPWAYDDEAVDVTRFFTKLKCSLMPYLYDVAGQAHEQGWASMRAMVMEFPEDPTCEILDRQYMLGDSLLVAPIFQENGEVKYYLPAGRWTHLLSGETVQGGSWRKETYDFFSLPLFVRQNSLLATGSVDTRPDYDFADGVKFGLYSLEDGASTTATVRDINGAPELTVKAGRKGSTISVTAEGSGKAFTLAVKDLGTIASVDGADLADASTVSVKAGAKSVAFTITLN; encoded by the coding sequence ATGAAATTTACAGACGGCCTCTGGCTGGTTCGCGACGGAATCAACATCAACGGTGCGGTTCAGAACTATGTGGTAGAAAAAACTGCCGAAGGTTTGACCGCTGTTACGCAGACAACTCCAATTACAGGACGCGCGGCAACACTGAACTCTACGCTCCTGACTGTGAAATTCCATTCCCCGCTTCCGGGCGTGGTAGGCGTTAAAATCATTCATAATGATGGCGTGGTGGACCACGGTCCGGCTTTTGAATTGACCAAGGGTACCGGCGATCATGTCCAAATCGAAGAAACCGAAGCACAGACCGTGCTGATCAGCGGCGGGCTTCGTGTGGTGATCAACAAAGGCACTCACTGGTCCGTGGACTTCTACCGGGGCGACGAGCGCATTACCGGCAGCGGTTTCAAATCGATGGCCTACATTACAGACCAGGACGGCAACACGTTCATGCGTGAAGAGCTGGATCTCGGCGTAGGCGAATTCGTCTACGGTCTGGGCGAGCGCTTTACCGCTTTTGTCAAAAACGGACAGGTGGTAGACATCTGGAATAAGGATGGCGGCACCAGCTCCGAGCAGGCCTACAAGAACATTCCGTTCTACGTAACAAGCAAGGGCTACGGCGTATTTGTTAACCACCCGGAGCTGGTTTCGTATGAAATCGCTTCGGAAAAAGTGAAAAAAGCCCAATTCAGCGTAGCAGGCCAAAGCCTGGAGTACTTTGTCATCGAGGGACCTTCCATTAAGGAGGTTATTACTAAATATACCTCCCTTACCGGCAAGCCTGCGCTGCCTCCGGCATGGACTTTCGGCCTGTGGCTGACGACTTCGTTCACTACCGACTACGATGAAGCGACTGTCAATTCCTTCGTAGAAGGCATGGCCGAACGGGATCTGCCGCTGCATGTTTTCCACTTCGACTGCTTCTGGATGCGTGAATACCAATGGACCGATTTCCAATGGGACCCGCGCGTATTCCCGGACCCGGTCGGCATGCTGAAACGCCTGAAGGAAAAAGGCCTGAAAATCTGCGTGTGGATCAACTCTTATATCGGACAGCGCTCACCGCTGTTTGAAGAAGGCAAGAAAAACGGCTATCTGATCAAAAAAGCAAACGGCGACGTGTACCAGACCGATCTGTGGCAGGCGGGGATGGGACTCGTGGATTTCACGAACCCTGCGGCCTGTGAGTGGTATGCCGGCTACCTGCGTGATCTGGTGGATATGGGCGTAGACAGCTTCAAGACGGACTTCGGCGAACGGATTCCAACTGATGTGGTGTATTTCGACGGCTCCGATCCGCAGAAAATGCACAACTATTACACACAGCTGTATAACAAGGTGGTCTTTGAAGTATTGGAAGAGAAGCTGGGCAAAAATGAAGCCGCCGTATTCGCGCGCTCGGCAACGGCCGGCGGGCAGCAGTTCCCGGTTCACTGGGGCGGCGACTGTTACGCGGACTACGAGTCGATGGCAGAAAGCCTCCGCGGCGGCTTGTCGCTCGGCCTGTCCGGCTTCGGCTTCTGGAGCCATGATATCGGCGGCTTCGAGAATACGGCTCCGGCGCATGTATTCAAACGCTGGCTGGCGTTCGGCCTGCTCTCCAGCCACAGCCGCCTGCACGGCAGCACTTCGTACCGCGTGCCTTGGGCATACGATGACGAAGCCGTGGATGTAACCCGCTTCTTCACCAAGCTCAAATGCAGCCTGATGCCTTACCTGTATGATGTGGCCGGACAGGCGCATGAACAGGGCTGGGCCTCGATGCGCGCAATGGTTATGGAGTTCCCGGAAGATCCGACTTGCGAAATTCTGGACCGTCAATACATGCTGGGAGATTCCCTGCTGGTTGCTCCGATCTTCCAGGAGAACGGCGAAGTGAAATATTATCTGCCGGCTGGCCGCTGGACCCACCTGCTTAGCGGTGAAACCGTACAAGGCGGATCATGGCGCAAGGAAACATATGATTTCTTCAGCCTTCCGCTCTTCGTCCGCCAGAACTCACTGCTGGCTACCGGCAGTGTGGACACCCGTCCGGATTATGATTTTGCCGATGGCGTGAAATTCGGCCTGTACTCGCTGGAAGACGGTGCTTCAACTACTGCAACGGTCCGTGACATTAATGGCGCGCCTGAGCTGACCGTTAAGGCTGGGCGTAAAGGCAGCACCATCTCCGTTACCGCCGAAGGCAGCGGCAAGGCCTTCACTCTGGCTGTGAAGGACCTGGGCACGATTGCCTCCGTGGATGGAGCAGACCTGGCAGATGCATCTACAGTGAGTGTAAAAGCAGGGGCGAAGTCCGTAGCATTCACCATTACACTGAACTAA
- a CDS encoding NAD(P)/FAD-dependent oxidoreductase, whose product MKYEKLWAAGNIGRLKLKNRIVMPAMGTSLAAASGEASDEMIAFYEERAAGGCGLIITEITRVDNETGVGTPNQLNASDLLFVPRLEKLARAVHRHDSKIFLQLQHPGRQNHGRLIGGRQIVAPSAVMSSAIGEMPRELSTQEVEELVRKFVFAACIAQTAGIDGVEIHGAHGYLVGQFLSPLTNLRTDKYGGPLEGRMLFLTEIVRGIKQACGAGFPVSVRIDGDEFVPGGITLDEALDTAKHLESLGVDCINVSSGTYESSNTIIEPISYPQGWKKHLAAAMKQAVQIPVIACDVIRKPEFAESLLQEGNTDFVAVGRAQLADPEWGNKAAAGKEAGIRTCISCLYCIQEVMECKVIKCAVNARAGRELEFAGPAKDGKSRAVAVIGGGPAGMEAARILAQREFKPVLFEARDVLGGSVELGSRPPLKEKLNWFIGNMQHQLEQLEVDVRLSTKPTLKQLKELEPYAVLVATGAQPVIPAIPGVDKAAVCTVVDVLGGKAVISNQRAVVIGSGMTGLETAEYLVDRGNRVTVVEMQPRIGPDAYLPNLIDIVTRLKKSGVELLASTKLVEVKDGSIVLENTSTGEVTEREADAVVLSIGVAPESSFTEELKQALPNVKVIGDAGRPGRIGQAIQSGFETAYMLH is encoded by the coding sequence ATGAAATACGAGAAACTGTGGGCCGCAGGGAATATTGGCCGCCTTAAGCTGAAGAACAGGATTGTCATGCCGGCCATGGGCACATCGCTGGCTGCGGCCAGCGGAGAAGCTTCGGATGAAATGATCGCTTTCTATGAGGAGCGTGCAGCAGGAGGCTGCGGCCTGATCATTACTGAAATTACCCGGGTGGACAATGAGACAGGGGTGGGCACGCCTAACCAATTGAACGCAAGCGATCTGCTGTTTGTTCCCCGGTTGGAGAAGCTGGCCAGGGCGGTACATCGTCATGACAGCAAAATATTTCTCCAGCTCCAGCATCCGGGCCGGCAAAACCACGGGCGGCTGATCGGCGGCAGGCAGATCGTTGCCCCAAGTGCGGTGATGTCTTCAGCCATCGGAGAAATGCCCCGGGAACTGTCGACCCAAGAGGTAGAAGAACTGGTGCGGAAATTTGTTTTTGCAGCCTGCATCGCCCAAACTGCGGGGATAGATGGAGTCGAAATCCACGGCGCCCACGGGTATCTGGTTGGACAGTTCCTAAGTCCGCTTACGAATTTGAGAACTGACAAATACGGAGGTCCGCTTGAGGGCAGAATGTTGTTCCTGACGGAGATTGTGCGCGGCATTAAGCAGGCCTGCGGGGCAGGGTTCCCGGTCTCCGTCCGCATTGACGGCGATGAATTTGTTCCGGGAGGCATTACCCTGGATGAGGCGCTTGATACCGCGAAGCATCTGGAGAGCCTCGGTGTGGATTGCATCAATGTAAGCAGCGGTACTTATGAATCGTCGAATACGATAATTGAGCCGATTTCCTATCCGCAGGGGTGGAAAAAACACCTCGCCGCAGCCATGAAGCAGGCGGTTCAAATTCCGGTGATCGCTTGCGATGTCATCCGCAAGCCTGAATTCGCGGAGAGTCTGCTCCAGGAAGGGAACACGGATTTTGTGGCGGTCGGCAGAGCCCAGCTGGCCGATCCGGAATGGGGCAACAAAGCGGCAGCGGGAAAGGAAGCGGGGATCAGAACCTGCATTTCCTGCCTGTACTGCATCCAGGAAGTGATGGAGTGCAAGGTCATCAAGTGTGCCGTCAATGCCAGAGCCGGCCGGGAGCTTGAATTTGCCGGACCGGCGAAGGACGGCAAAAGCAGAGCGGTGGCGGTAATCGGCGGCGGACCAGCGGGCATGGAGGCTGCGCGGATTCTGGCGCAGCGGGAGTTCAAGCCGGTGTTGTTCGAAGCCAGGGATGTGCTCGGAGGCAGTGTAGAGCTGGGGAGCCGGCCGCCGCTGAAGGAGAAGCTGAACTGGTTCATCGGCAATATGCAGCATCAGCTGGAGCAGCTGGAAGTTGATGTCCGTCTCTCTACGAAACCTACGCTGAAGCAATTGAAGGAGCTTGAGCCGTATGCGGTATTGGTGGCTACCGGGGCGCAGCCGGTTATACCGGCTATTCCGGGAGTGGATAAGGCGGCGGTCTGTACGGTTGTTGATGTCCTCGGCGGCAAGGCTGTGATCAGCAACCAGCGGGCCGTTGTGATCGGCTCCGGCATGACCGGCCTGGAAACCGCCGAATACCTTGTGGACAGAGGGAACCGGGTCACGGTAGTGGAGATGCAGCCGCGGATCGGTCCGGATGCCTATCTCCCGAATCTGATCGACATCGTTACCCGGCTGAAAAAGTCCGGCGTCGAGCTGCTTGCTTCAACGAAGCTGGTAGAGGTGAAGGACGGGTCTATCGTGCTTGAGAACACCTCCACGGGCGAAGTCACGGAAAGAGAAGCCGATGCCGTGGTTTTGTCCATTGGAGTTGCGCCGGAGTCTTCCTTCACGGAAGAGCTTAAGCAGGCTTTACCGAATGTGAAGGTGATCGGCGATGCCGGCCGGCCCGGCAGAATCGGGCAGGCGATTCAGAGCGGCTTCGAAACGGCTTATATGCTGCATTGA
- a CDS encoding radical SAM/SPASM domain-containing protein gives MKTFKKVYIEITSVCNLACSFCPPTERQKNFMKLDTFNTILDEIKPHSNHIYLHVKGEPLLHPKLGELLDAAHAKGFRVNITTNGTLIHKAGPKLLGKPALRQMNFSLHSFDGHAGSENREGYVSEIISFVREVTAQGVIVSFRLWNLTEDNRTNLEKQRNRETLALLEEAFNLDFNIEEKVVPGSGVKIAPRVYLNQDHEFRWPALSEPEDDGKGFCHALRSQAAVLVDGTVVPCCLDGEGVINLGNLHEKPFSEIIEGERANNLFYGFSRREAVEELCRKCGYRQRFGT, from the coding sequence TTGAAAACTTTTAAAAAAGTCTACATCGAGATTACAAGTGTCTGCAACCTGGCTTGCAGCTTCTGCCCGCCCACGGAGCGGCAGAAAAACTTCATGAAGCTGGATACCTTTAATACCATTCTCGATGAGATCAAACCCCACAGCAATCATATCTATCTGCATGTCAAAGGCGAGCCGCTGCTGCATCCGAAGCTTGGCGAGCTGCTGGATGCCGCCCACGCCAAAGGGTTCAGGGTCAACATCACGACCAACGGGACACTGATTCATAAGGCTGGACCGAAGCTGCTCGGCAAGCCGGCGCTGCGGCAGATGAATTTCTCGCTGCACAGCTTCGACGGCCATGCGGGCTCGGAGAACCGGGAGGGATATGTGTCGGAGATTATTTCTTTTGTGCGTGAGGTCACGGCCCAGGGCGTTATTGTCTCCTTCCGGCTGTGGAATCTGACCGAGGACAACCGGACGAATCTGGAGAAGCAGCGCAACCGCGAGACGCTGGCGCTGCTGGAGGAAGCCTTCAATCTGGATTTCAACATTGAAGAAAAGGTGGTGCCCGGCAGCGGGGTGAAGATTGCCCCGCGCGTCTATCTGAACCAGGACCACGAGTTCAGATGGCCTGCCTTAAGCGAGCCGGAGGATGACGGCAAAGGCTTCTGCCACGCGCTGCGCAGCCAGGCGGCGGTGCTGGTCGACGGCACGGTGGTCCCGTGCTGTCTGGATGGCGAGGGCGTAATCAACCTCGGCAATCTCCATGAGAAGCCGTTCTCCGAGATTATCGAGGGCGAACGCGCGAACAATCTGTTCTATGGCTTCTCCCGCCGGGAAGCGGTAGAGGAGCTGTGCCGCAAATGCGGGTACCGGCAGCGGTTCGGGACGTAG
- a CDS encoding SDR family NAD(P)-dependent oxidoreductase: protein MTHLFDLTGKKAVIAGASSGIGVQFAEMLAGQGADVAILARRYDKLAAVAEEIGAKYPERRIIPIQCDVRKEDQIIEAVRKVMDAFGQIDILLNNAGVVDAVPIEALEEEAWDRVLDTDLKGVFLMSKHVIRHMKERKYGKIINTASMLGLTASASVPTHSYNAAKGGVIHLTRGVAATYAKYGITVNAIGPSLFRSEMTENTLFTEQALKMYNAVCPMGRPGNPGELNGAVLYFASDASSYTTGQTLFVDGGWTII, encoded by the coding sequence ATGACCCATCTTTTTGATTTAACCGGGAAGAAAGCTGTCATTGCAGGGGCGTCCAGCGGAATCGGGGTACAATTCGCCGAGATGCTGGCCGGACAAGGGGCGGATGTCGCGATTTTGGCGAGAAGATATGACAAGCTTGCCGCGGTGGCGGAGGAGATCGGAGCCAAATACCCGGAACGCAGAATAATCCCCATCCAGTGCGATGTGCGAAAAGAGGACCAGATTATAGAAGCTGTCCGGAAGGTTATGGATGCTTTTGGCCAAATTGATATTCTGCTGAATAACGCCGGTGTCGTGGACGCCGTGCCGATTGAAGCGCTGGAGGAGGAGGCCTGGGACCGGGTGCTGGATACGGATTTGAAGGGAGTCTTCCTCATGTCCAAACATGTCATCCGGCATATGAAGGAGCGGAAATACGGCAAAATTATCAATACCGCCTCAATGCTGGGGCTTACCGCCTCCGCTTCGGTCCCTACGCATTCCTACAATGCAGCCAAAGGGGGAGTGATCCACCTGACCCGGGGAGTGGCGGCTACGTATGCCAAATACGGAATTACCGTCAATGCGATCGGCCCAAGCTTATTCCGCAGTGAAATGACGGAGAATACACTGTTCACGGAACAAGCGCTGAAAATGTATAATGCCGTTTGCCCGATGGGCCGCCCCGGAAACCCGGGTGAGCTGAACGGCGCGGTGCTCTATTTTGCCTCGGATGCTTCCAGCTATACTACCGGCCAGACCCTGTTCGTAGACGGTGGATGGACGATCATATAA
- a CDS encoding acetoacetate decarboxylase family protein → MGSFVKSITDIQKYGGKPTTFYDAEMLTVYWETKPEIIARLLPKPLKPASRPLVNAFVANYPATNFCPPYREAGLFVLADYNGQLGNYCLSMPITSDIGMAMGREVCGLPKKMAGISLNHAEGFMGGTISRHGIDFVSMEARIGDRFNDSAAGEILNEYYGKDIPLYNIKYANAIDGSGFDLMPVLVTQRLVSDVKVYKAAEAAITFRDSPHDPWSELEVVHMLGAVYTVSTNVLEKGRVLEPLHPMEFLPYCYLRWDWWENKLQSGAL, encoded by the coding sequence ATGGGGAGTTTTGTAAAAAGTATCACGGATATCCAGAAGTATGGAGGCAAACCGACCACTTTTTATGATGCGGAGATGCTGACGGTGTATTGGGAAACGAAGCCTGAAATCATCGCGCGTCTGCTTCCGAAGCCGCTGAAGCCTGCCAGCAGGCCGCTGGTTAACGCTTTTGTAGCCAATTATCCGGCGACGAACTTCTGTCCGCCTTACCGCGAAGCCGGATTGTTCGTGCTGGCGGACTATAACGGCCAGTTAGGCAACTATTGCCTGTCGATGCCGATTACGAGTGATATCGGCATGGCAATGGGCCGGGAAGTCTGCGGCCTGCCCAAAAAAATGGCCGGTATCTCCCTGAACCACGCAGAAGGCTTCATGGGCGGGACGATCAGCCGGCACGGCATTGATTTTGTCAGCATGGAGGCGCGGATAGGGGACAGGTTCAATGACAGTGCAGCCGGGGAAATCCTGAACGAATATTATGGCAAGGACATTCCGCTGTACAACATCAAATATGCCAACGCCATTGACGGAAGCGGCTTTGATCTGATGCCGGTGCTGGTTACACAACGCCTGGTCAGCGACGTCAAGGTCTATAAGGCGGCTGAGGCTGCGATAACCTTCCGGGATTCCCCGCATGATCCTTGGAGCGAGCTTGAAGTCGTCCATATGCTGGGGGCCGTCTATACCGTAAGTACAAATGTGCTCGAAAAAGGCCGGGTGTTAGAACCGCTGCATCCCATGGAGTTCCTGCCTTACTGCTATCTCCGCTGGGACTGGTGGGAGAATAAGCTGCAGTCCGGGGCGTTGTGA
- a CDS encoding PucR family transcriptional regulator, which produces MDVSLDELRLDQIEREHYTASLFTAYISGAGLPAIVQTAAALLRNPVIVFDSSFKIVAHSDPDEIADYLWSENIRKGYCSYDFIAAVNKLDSVRRGKQADESYEVTCEETANTKLISKIKIGSKPVGNVLLLGCKQPLRPQDKELLAIAATILGEEMGKSSYYRNTRNMKVEDFICGLLDQQFQDSHVIRDRLKSAGLRFGQQLLVLLFDLSRYERSGHYDGFLRERLQQLFPGSPFTYYEGHIVMIHDGELSKELISTHLREFLAQSGIILGVSSSFSNLSQCRTHYLQSLNAIRIGGILCPGQQLTFYSDIHLYELLSADALSMEEPGYRDPELLKLQEYDAAHQSNLYHTFFVYLKNNRNMQLTAEELYIHRNTLRYKLDHISRLLDTSFSDSEKMLAYYISYKIADYCQKSRKRQNSSSLPLR; this is translated from the coding sequence ATGGATGTTTCTCTAGATGAACTGCGGCTGGACCAGATTGAAAGGGAGCATTATACCGCCTCCTTATTCACGGCTTACATTTCAGGCGCAGGCCTGCCCGCCATCGTACAGACCGCTGCAGCGCTCCTGCGCAATCCCGTCATTGTATTTGATTCCAGCTTCAAAATCGTGGCCCACTCTGACCCGGATGAGATTGCCGATTACTTATGGAGCGAGAACATCCGCAAGGGTTACTGCTCTTACGACTTTATTGCGGCTGTGAACAAGCTGGACAGTGTCCGGCGGGGAAAGCAGGCCGACGAGTCATATGAAGTCACTTGCGAGGAAACCGCAAACACCAAGCTGATCTCCAAGATCAAAATAGGCAGCAAACCGGTCGGGAACGTGCTGCTTCTTGGCTGCAAGCAACCTCTCCGTCCCCAAGACAAGGAACTGCTGGCCATTGCCGCCACCATCCTGGGGGAAGAGATGGGCAAGAGCAGCTACTACCGCAACACGAGGAATATGAAGGTGGAGGATTTCATCTGCGGACTGCTGGATCAGCAGTTTCAGGACAGCCATGTCATTAGAGACAGATTGAAAAGCGCAGGCTTGAGGTTCGGCCAGCAGCTGCTTGTGCTGTTGTTCGACCTTTCCCGCTATGAACGTTCAGGACATTATGACGGCTTTTTAAGAGAGCGTTTACAACAACTGTTTCCCGGCAGCCCTTTCACCTATTATGAAGGACATATTGTGATGATTCATGACGGGGAGCTGTCCAAAGAGCTCATCTCTACCCATCTGCGGGAATTTTTGGCCCAGTCCGGAATCATCCTTGGGGTCAGCAGCAGCTTCTCCAATCTTTCCCAGTGCAGGACGCATTATCTCCAGTCCCTAAACGCGATCCGGATCGGCGGCATTCTCTGCCCCGGGCAGCAGCTGACCTTCTACTCCGATATTCATCTCTACGAGCTGCTATCTGCCGATGCCCTGTCCATGGAGGAACCCGGCTACCGCGATCCCGAGCTGCTGAAGCTGCAGGAATATGATGCTGCTCATCAATCCAACCTGTACCATACCTTCTTCGTCTATCTCAAAAATAACCGCAACATGCAGCTCACTGCCGAAGAACTGTATATTCACCGGAATACCCTCAGATATAAGCTGGATCATATCAGCAGGCTGCTTGATACCAGCTTCTCTGACTCCGAAAAAATGCTGGCCTATTATATTTCTTATAAAATCGCCGACTATTGCCAAAAATCCCGGAAACGGCAGAATTCCTCCTCTTTGCCGCTGCGGTGA